The Xiphophorus couchianus chromosome 5, X_couchianus-1.0, whole genome shotgun sequence genome includes a region encoding these proteins:
- the tmem74 gene encoding transmembrane protein 74: protein MASPKLLPAKEAGKQSELNPEALDRVSGVQHARKSAGSTGEGLPGEGGCAPARGSGSRGRCLSAPRTAQRRAGAEGKLCPPPGGEEKLRVCCDEELETSFTFIDENVNLRLASPETGCKTSHRPARNGEPCSETLPELSFMSEDDLSFGEGSGSSVDYGFISAVTFLVTGISLVIISYAVPRDVEVDRDSVSAREMERLEMESARIGAHLDRCVIAGLCLLTLGGVVLSTLLMISMWKGEMYRRKLVAYSKRSAKLYGSISLKTRSSPSHSSARLSLEEEMVETLA, encoded by the coding sequence ATGGCTTCCCCGAAGCTGCTTCCCGCAAAGGAGGCAGGCAAGCAGTCCGAGCTGAACCCAGAAGCACTCGACCGGGTTTCCGGTGTGCAGCACGCCCGGAAGTCGGCCGGATCAACAGGAGAGGGGCTCCCCGGGGAGGGCGGCTGCGCTCCCGCCCGCGGCAGCGGCAGCCGCGGCCGGTGCCTTTCAGCACCGAGGACAGCGCAGCGCAGGGCGGGCGCGGAGGGGAAGCTCTGCCCTCCCCCCGGCGGCGAGGAGAAGCTCCGAGTTTGTTGCGACGAGGAATTGGAGACCTCCTTCACCTTCATCGACGAGAACGTCAACTTGCGACTGGCCAGCCCGGAGACCGGCTGCAAAACTTCGCACAGGCCCGCCCGCAACGGCGAGCCTTGCTCCGAGACTCTGCCGGAGCTCTCGTTCATGTCCGAGGACGACCTCTCCTTCGGCGAAGGCTCCGGGAGCTCCGTGGACTACGGCTTCATCAGCGCGGTCACGTTCCTGGTGACCGGGATCTCCCTGGTGATCATCTCCTACGCCGTGCCGCGGGACGTGGAGGTGGACCGCGACAGCGTGTCGGCGCGGGAGATGGAGCGGCTGGAGATGGAGAGCGCCCGGATAGGCGCCCACCTGGACCGCTGCGTGATCGCGGGACTCTGCCTGCTGACGCTGGGCGGCGTCGTGCTCTCCACGCTGCTCATGATCTCCATGTGGAAGGGGGAGATGTACAGGAGGAAGCTTGTGGCCTACTCCAAGCGCTCGGCCAAACTGTACGGCTCCATCAGCCTGAAGACAAGATCCAGCCCCAGCCACTCGTCTGCCCGCTTGTCCTTGGAGGAGGAGATGGTGGAGACTTTGGCTTAA